One Henriciella litoralis genomic window carries:
- a CDS encoding P-II family nitrogen regulator → MKLITAIFKPSRLDAVIDALSEAGVAGLTVSEVRGYGRQQGKTEVYRGAEYEVRLLPKVKVEVACAGADIDRLVEAIIAAANTGTIGDGKIFVSGLDSVTRIRTGEKNEQALSG, encoded by the coding sequence ATGAAACTAATCACCGCCATCTTCAAGCCAAGCCGGCTGGATGCCGTCATCGATGCACTTAGCGAAGCCGGTGTTGCCGGCCTGACAGTGTCTGAAGTTCGCGGCTACGGTCGCCAGCAGGGAAAGACGGAAGTGTATCGCGGCGCCGAATACGAAGTCCGCCTCCTGCCGAAGGTAAAAGTCGAAGTTGCCTGCGCAGGCGCCGATATCGATCGCCTTGTCGAAGCGATTATCGCTGCTGCAAATACCGGCACGATCGGCGACGGCAAAATCTTCGTTTCCGGTCTCGATTCGGTCACCCGCATCCGCACCGGCGAAAAGAATGAGCAAGCACTGAGCGGCTAA
- the hisI gene encoding phosphoribosyl-AMP cyclohydrolase, with product MTSYATPLRGHDQDETDQLRPKFNADGLIAAIAQDETSGEVLMLAWMNAEALEATLKTGEATYYSRSRQALWKKGETSGHVQAVSAVFVDCDQDAVLLKVRQTGAACHTGRPSCFYRQIGEDGVSLSFAGTHA from the coding sequence ATGACTTCTTATGCGACGCCCCTGAGAGGGCACGATCAGGATGAGACCGACCAGCTGCGCCCGAAATTCAATGCAGATGGGCTGATCGCCGCGATCGCGCAGGACGAAACCAGTGGCGAGGTTCTGATGCTGGCCTGGATGAATGCCGAAGCGCTGGAGGCGACGTTGAAGACAGGCGAGGCCACCTATTATTCGCGCTCACGTCAGGCCCTCTGGAAGAAGGGCGAGACATCCGGCCATGTGCAGGCGGTGAGCGCAGTTTTCGTCGATTGCGATCAGGATGCTGTCTTGCTGAAAGTTCGCCAGACGGGCGCAGCCTGCCATACCGGTCGTCCGTCCTGTTTCTACCGCCAGATTGGCGAGGATGGCGTTTCGCTTTCCTTTGCGGGTACGCACGCGTAG
- a CDS encoding N-acyl homoserine lactonase family protein, with the protein MTRITLFSASILALTMAACSGPADETGAPEGTSPETETVAPEAAEASEPEAETAEAATVDAVELIKLDCGSIYVSDLDIFSSAGDYAGQTDTLTDTCWLVRHPEGNLLWDLGLPGNLVGAGEQTNGVFTVSMDTSLEDQLAAMDLAMADIDYLAISHSHFDHVGQAGAIDADATEWLVNESEYDFMFPADTQEGEASEADVDYSAFEPLRHTIIGDDYDVFGDGSVVIFETPGHTPGHASLLVNLPETGPVLLTGDLYHRVESRELKRVPQFNTDEAATLASMEAFEAKADELGAKVIIQHEPADTDGLPDVMR; encoded by the coding sequence ATGACACGTATAACACTTTTTTCTGCCAGCATTCTGGCGCTGACCATGGCGGCATGTTCAGGCCCTGCGGACGAGACAGGCGCACCCGAAGGCACGTCTCCCGAGACCGAAACGGTTGCGCCCGAAGCGGCTGAGGCGTCCGAGCCGGAAGCCGAGACGGCCGAGGCAGCCACCGTGGACGCTGTTGAGCTCATCAAGCTGGACTGCGGTTCAATCTACGTGTCCGACCTCGATATCTTCTCCAGCGCGGGCGACTATGCTGGCCAGACCGATACGCTGACCGACACGTGCTGGCTGGTGCGTCACCCTGAAGGCAATCTCCTGTGGGACCTTGGCCTGCCGGGCAATCTCGTTGGCGCCGGCGAGCAGACCAATGGCGTCTTCACCGTGTCGATGGACACCTCTCTCGAGGACCAGTTGGCGGCGATGGACCTTGCCATGGCGGACATCGACTATCTTGCCATCTCGCATAGCCATTTTGACCATGTCGGACAGGCGGGCGCCATTGATGCCGATGCCACCGAGTGGCTGGTGAATGAAAGCGAGTACGATTTTATGTTCCCGGCAGACACCCAAGAAGGTGAAGCCAGCGAAGCCGATGTGGATTATTCCGCCTTCGAGCCGCTGCGCCACACAATCATCGGCGACGACTATGATGTGTTCGGCGACGGATCTGTCGTTATCTTCGAAACGCCCGGCCACACGCCAGGGCACGCATCCCTTCTTGTGAACCTGCCGGAGACGGGGCCTGTCCTGCTGACCGGCGACCTTTATCACCGCGTCGAAAGCCGGGAGCTAAAGCGGGTGCCGCAATTCAATACCGATGAAGCTGCGACCCTGGCATCGATGGAAGCGTTCGAAGCGAAAGCCGACGAGTTGGGTGCAAAGGTCATCATCCAGCATGAGCCAGCCGACACCGACGGCCTGCCTGACGTGATGCGCTAG
- a CDS encoding alpha/beta hydrolase, which translates to MKRITHLMAPIALFIAACSASQTPSSEAPQMAETDIAPIMTWSDLLSRERPEPTQTITVGELETDVVDLWLPDGAGPHPSVIMIHGGCWQKSIADRTLMNYAAEAMREAGLAVWNIEYRGVDEDGGGYPGTFLDVARAVDAFGERGEGYGFDTARVAAFGHSAGGHLALWAAARSKIADTSPLYSDAPFYIPAVLSSGGLPDLEASAPVTQAGCLADIMDVLTGEASPERQNVFSDTSPTELLPISAVQFTVNGMRDRIAPSELGKAYTEKAKAAGDPAIFVAIPGEGHVELIAPGSEAFAEQLRLLKEMLGEEGSD; encoded by the coding sequence ATGAAACGTATTACACACCTCATGGCTCCCATCGCGCTGTTCATCGCAGCCTGCTCAGCATCACAGACCCCTTCCAGCGAGGCGCCTCAAATGGCCGAGACCGACATCGCGCCGATCATGACATGGTCTGACCTTCTGTCGCGCGAGCGACCAGAGCCGACGCAAACAATTACTGTCGGGGAGCTGGAAACGGACGTTGTCGATCTGTGGCTGCCGGATGGTGCAGGGCCGCACCCGTCCGTCATCATGATCCATGGCGGCTGCTGGCAAAAATCAATCGCAGACCGGACGCTGATGAATTACGCCGCAGAAGCGATGCGTGAGGCCGGGCTCGCTGTCTGGAATATTGAGTATCGCGGCGTGGACGAGGATGGCGGGGGTTATCCCGGGACATTCCTCGATGTCGCAAGGGCGGTCGATGCGTTCGGGGAAAGAGGCGAGGGTTATGGCTTTGACACGGCCCGCGTCGCCGCGTTCGGCCATTCGGCGGGCGGGCATCTCGCCTTATGGGCGGCGGCCCGGTCAAAGATTGCAGACACCAGCCCGCTTTATAGCGACGCGCCCTTCTACATTCCGGCCGTTTTAAGCTCGGGCGGGTTGCCGGACCTTGAAGCATCCGCTCCGGTAACGCAGGCCGGGTGCCTGGCAGACATTATGGACGTCCTCACCGGCGAAGCTTCGCCAGAGCGCCAGAATGTGTTTTCCGATACCTCGCCGACTGAGCTGCTGCCCATCAGTGCGGTTCAATTCACCGTCAATGGCATGCGGGACCGGATCGCGCCGTCTGAGCTGGGTAAGGCGTATACCGAAAAGGCCAAGGCCGCTGGCGATCCAGCCATATTTGTCGCTATTCCCGGCGAGGGCCATGTGGAGCTGATCGCTCCCGGGTCAGAGGCTTTCGCCGAACAGCTCCGTCTATTGAAAGAGATGCTCGGCGAAGAGGGGTCTGACTAG
- a CDS encoding DUF421 domain-containing protein, which produces MSDWITTSWTNLSMVLLSAVCIYASIIALTRIYGVRSFSKMSGFDFAVTVAIGSIVASVFIAKDPPLLQGLFALIVLYGLQMGLASLRRHFKSVENLVDNKPRLIMSGETIFDDQMRHARITRDDLYAKLREANVTSFDQVHAVIAETTGDISVLHGGPSDTLDPDLLKNVIAADRFIPRKAG; this is translated from the coding sequence ATGTCAGACTGGATCACTACAAGCTGGACGAACCTTTCAATGGTGCTGCTCAGCGCCGTTTGTATCTATGCGTCCATCATAGCGCTGACGCGGATCTATGGCGTGCGCAGTTTTTCAAAGATGAGCGGGTTCGACTTTGCTGTAACGGTTGCAATCGGCTCGATCGTCGCCTCCGTTTTTATCGCCAAGGATCCGCCGCTGCTGCAGGGCCTCTTCGCCCTCATTGTTCTATACGGTTTGCAAATGGGGCTCGCTTCCCTTCGCCGGCATTTCAAGTCCGTGGAAAACCTCGTCGATAACAAGCCGCGCCTGATCATGTCGGGCGAAACGATCTTTGACGACCAGATGAGGCACGCCCGGATTACGCGCGATGACCTTTACGCAAAGCTGCGCGAAGCAAATGTCACCAGCTTCGATCAGGTCCACGCTGTGATTGCAGAGACGACGGGCGACATTTCGGTTCTGCACGGCGGGCCGTCCGACACGCTTGATCCGGATCTTTTGAAAAATGTGATCGCGGCAGACCGGTTTATCCCTCGCAAAGCGGGTTGA
- a CDS encoding hydroxymethylglutaryl-CoA lyase: MTRRIDIVEVGPRDGLQNDPANLSTDQKLEFISRLEACGVKRMESGSFVSPKAVPKMADSGEVFRGLDRSLKTRHIALALNEKGVRRSIDAGADEINFVLVAGEAFGKRNQGMTPSESGDMLMQCAPLMLEAGIPFTATISVAFGDPFGGEVDPAVVANLAARAQRAGAGEVALGDTIGVATPWQVKSLIEQVRMEAPDVFLRMHFHDTRGAALANIAASIEEGVDVIDASCGGIGGCPFAPAATGNVATEDVVYMLERAGFDTGLDLGKLIETAKWLETVLGHPVSSSLSKAGGFPA, from the coding sequence ATGACGAGACGCATCGACATTGTTGAAGTTGGCCCCCGCGACGGCCTTCAGAACGACCCGGCCAATCTGTCGACAGACCAGAAGCTTGAATTCATCTCGCGCCTTGAGGCGTGCGGCGTCAAAAGAATGGAGTCAGGCAGCTTTGTTTCACCCAAGGCTGTCCCGAAAATGGCAGATTCGGGTGAGGTCTTTCGCGGCCTCGATCGCAGTCTCAAAACCCGTCACATCGCCCTCGCGCTGAATGAAAAAGGCGTTCGCCGCTCAATCGATGCAGGCGCTGACGAGATCAATTTCGTGCTTGTGGCCGGCGAGGCTTTCGGCAAGCGTAATCAGGGCATGACCCCATCAGAAAGCGGTGACATGCTGATGCAATGCGCGCCGCTGATGCTCGAGGCGGGCATCCCGTTTACCGCAACGATTTCCGTTGCCTTCGGGGACCCGTTTGGCGGCGAGGTCGATCCAGCCGTCGTGGCCAATCTCGCCGCCAGGGCCCAGCGCGCAGGCGCCGGCGAAGTCGCGCTTGGTGACACAATCGGTGTCGCGACACCCTGGCAAGTGAAATCCCTGATCGAGCAGGTCCGCATGGAAGCGCCTGACGTTTTTCTGCGCATGCACTTCCATGACACGCGCGGCGCTGCGCTCGCCAATATTGCCGCTTCCATTGAAGAAGGTGTCGATGTGATCGATGCGAGCTGCGGCGGGATTGGCGGGTGCCCTTTCGCGCCAGCGGCGACCGGCAATGTCGCGACAGAAGACGTGGTCTACATGCTCGAACGGGCCGGTTTCGACACCGGGCTTGATTTGGGCAAGCTGATCGAGACCGCCAAATGGCTCGAAACAGTGCTCGGGCATCCGGTCAGCTCCAGCCTCAGCAAGGCAGGTGGTTTCCCGGCCTAA
- a CDS encoding CaiB/BaiF CoA transferase family protein, which translates to MPETYVPPPLSGLRVIELGQLIAGPFCAQLLGDFGAEVIKVEAPGNPDPARGWGAAKKDGIGLYWPIIARNKSSLTLNLRVEEGQTILKRLIDTADVLVENFRPGTLEKWGIGPEVLHKINPRLIITRVSGYGQTGPESHKAGYASVGEAKGGLRYLIGEPDRLPSRAGVSLGDTMTGTFAALGTMMALYSREKSGKGQIVDAAIYETVMAFVESLIPEYALAGHTRERSGPILPKVAPSGVYPCSDGMVIIGANQDGPFRRLAEMCGADWASDERYATHDARGEHQQELDEKIAAWTQERTMAEVLSACEASGVPCGPVNRAKEMLEDAHIKAREAIIRMVHPVMGEVPMQGVFPKLSETPGRATRPAPSMGEHTGAILQALGKSAAELSDLRDRGII; encoded by the coding sequence ATGCCAGAGACTTATGTTCCCCCGCCGCTGTCCGGCCTTCGCGTTATCGAGCTCGGCCAGCTGATTGCCGGTCCGTTTTGTGCGCAGCTTCTGGGCGACTTTGGTGCCGAGGTCATCAAGGTAGAAGCGCCAGGCAATCCGGACCCGGCACGGGGCTGGGGCGCCGCCAAGAAAGATGGCATTGGTCTTTATTGGCCAATCATCGCCCGCAACAAATCCTCACTGACGCTCAATTTGCGCGTCGAGGAAGGCCAGACCATCCTGAAGCGCCTCATTGATACCGCCGATGTGCTGGTTGAGAATTTCAGGCCGGGCACGCTGGAAAAATGGGGCATCGGGCCGGAGGTCCTGCACAAGATCAATCCGCGCCTGATCATCACCCGCGTCTCAGGCTATGGCCAGACCGGCCCGGAAAGCCACAAGGCAGGCTATGCCAGTGTCGGCGAAGCCAAGGGCGGGCTTCGTTATCTGATCGGAGAGCCTGACCGCCTGCCCTCTCGTGCCGGGGTGTCTCTGGGCGATACGATGACTGGAACGTTTGCTGCGCTGGGCACAATGATGGCGCTCTATTCGCGTGAGAAAAGCGGTAAGGGTCAGATCGTGGATGCGGCGATCTATGAAACGGTCATGGCCTTTGTGGAAAGCCTCATCCCAGAATATGCGCTGGCCGGGCACACGCGTGAGCGGAGTGGCCCCATCCTGCCGAAAGTCGCCCCGTCTGGGGTCTATCCGTGCAGCGATGGTATGGTGATTATTGGTGCCAATCAGGACGGGCCTTTCCGGCGCCTGGCCGAGATGTGCGGCGCCGACTGGGCCTCTGACGAGCGCTACGCGACCCATGATGCGCGCGGCGAGCATCAGCAGGAGCTGGACGAGAAGATCGCTGCCTGGACGCAAGAGCGGACGATGGCGGAGGTTCTCTCAGCCTGCGAGGCGAGCGGCGTGCCGTGCGGCCCTGTGAACCGGGCCAAGGAGATGCTTGAGGACGCGCATATCAAGGCGCGCGAGGCGATCATCCGCATGGTGCATCCGGTGATGGGCGAGGTCCCGATGCAGGGGGTCTTCCCGAAACTGTCTGAAACGCCCGGCCGGGCGACGCGCCCTGCTCCGTCCATGGGCGAACACACCGGCGCCATCCTGCAGGCGCTGGGCAAATCTGCTGCCGAGCTTTCCGATTTGCGCGACCGCGGCATCATCTGA
- a CDS encoding SDR family NAD(P)-dependent oxidoreductase: MTKKFAGKIVCITGAAKGIGRQAAISFAAEGASIVATDIETDLGNSLVEEITGSGGKARFIEHDVTSEDAWKSVMASIEETEGRLDVLINNAGIGMTGLAHETELSVWRKMMAINVDGVFLGVKHALPMMKAAGQGNIINVSSIAGIRSTANFSCYCATKAAVRSFTKSVALECAEAKDGIRVNSIHPGIISTAIWDTLIGTSEAKDSNMPRDETLSGMTAEAVPIGRTGSIQEIVNGMLFLASDESSYMTGAELVIDGGATAG, from the coding sequence ATGACCAAGAAATTCGCTGGAAAAATTGTCTGTATAACCGGCGCCGCCAAAGGCATCGGCCGTCAGGCCGCGATCAGCTTCGCCGCAGAAGGCGCGTCTATCGTTGCAACGGACATCGAGACGGATCTCGGCAACTCGCTGGTCGAGGAAATTACCGGGTCCGGCGGCAAGGCGCGCTTCATTGAGCATGACGTGACTTCCGAAGACGCCTGGAAAAGCGTTATGGCCTCAATCGAAGAAACCGAAGGCAGACTGGACGTCCTCATCAACAATGCAGGCATCGGCATGACAGGCCTCGCGCATGAAACCGAGCTATCGGTTTGGCGTAAGATGATGGCGATCAATGTCGACGGTGTCTTCCTCGGCGTGAAGCACGCCCTTCCCATGATGAAAGCAGCCGGCCAGGGCAATATTATCAATGTCTCCTCCATTGCCGGTATCCGCTCGACCGCAAACTTCTCCTGCTATTGCGCCACCAAGGCAGCCGTTCGCAGCTTTACCAAATCGGTCGCGCTGGAATGCGCAGAGGCCAAAGACGGCATTCGCGTCAACTCGATCCATCCGGGCATCATCTCGACAGCGATCTGGGACACGCTAATCGGCACAAGCGAGGCCAAGGACAGCAATATGCCGCGCGACGAGACGCTATCGGGTATGACAGCTGAGGCTGTGCCCATCGGGCGGACAGGCTCCATTCAGGAGATCGTCAACGGCATGCTGTTTCTCGCCTCTGACGAGAGCAGCTATATGACGGGCGCGGAGCTTGTGATCGACGGCGGCGCGACAGCGGGTTGA
- the gloB gene encoding hydroxyacylglutathione hydrolase: protein MIEIHQFPCLNDNYGFLVHDPDSGATIAIDTPDGDKYLSEAERLGWTIDAIWNTHWHPDHAGGNLRIKEATGAKVFGPAGEAEKIPGIDEALSGGDTIKLGERTVHILDVPGHTLGHIAYHIPESDTAFVGDALFALGCGRVFEGDPDMMWSSLSRLKGLPPETVIYCAHEYTQANARFALTVDPENAALAAYAKEVDMKRQRGDWTVPTTIARELEANPFLRADDEALQTAMGHAGDPVATFAEIRARKDSF from the coding sequence ATGATCGAAATACACCAGTTTCCCTGCCTGAATGACAATTACGGGTTTCTCGTCCACGATCCGGACAGCGGCGCCACGATTGCAATCGATACGCCGGATGGCGACAAGTATCTGTCGGAAGCTGAACGTCTCGGCTGGACGATAGATGCTATCTGGAACACGCACTGGCATCCTGACCATGCCGGAGGCAATCTCAGGATCAAGGAAGCGACAGGTGCCAAGGTCTTCGGGCCGGCGGGCGAAGCGGAAAAAATTCCCGGTATCGATGAAGCGCTGTCTGGTGGAGACACGATCAAGCTGGGCGAGCGGACGGTGCATATACTTGATGTGCCCGGACATACGCTGGGCCATATCGCCTACCATATCCCGGAGTCGGACACTGCCTTCGTCGGCGACGCACTCTTTGCGCTTGGTTGCGGGCGCGTGTTTGAGGGCGACCCGGACATGATGTGGTCGTCTCTGTCGCGCCTCAAGGGTCTGCCGCCTGAGACGGTGATCTATTGTGCGCATGAATATACGCAGGCCAATGCCCGGTTCGCGCTGACGGTCGACCCTGAGAATGCAGCCCTTGCTGCCTATGCCAAGGAAGTGGACATGAAACGCCAGCGCGGCGACTGGACCGTTCCAACGACGATCGCGCGTGAGCTGGAAGCCAATCCATTCCTGCGCGCCGATGATGAGGCTTTGCAGACTGCCATGGGGCATGCCGGGGACCCGGTGGCGACATTCGCCGAAATCCGCGCGCGCAAGGACAGCTTCTAG
- a CDS encoding class I SAM-dependent methyltransferase: protein MRLTARDLEDFYASRLGETACYLLLKRVNDLWGDCAGRTILGMGYAHPLLAGLSANAKACMAVTPHHGKASYWSATDRGVSTCLAEEDRLPFADNTFDRVILLHAVEEADSPRQVLREAWRVLAPEGRALIMVANRKGLWSLAESNPFGHGRPWTRRQLIAWLNDHLFQVTASTTAVHPPPINFGPLMHMADGWERFGEALTPGLGGVVLVEAVKRLYAHPRGGAGAPVTEKAPGRKGVAQLPRNEADPGCAENL from the coding sequence ATGCGACTGACAGCCCGCGACCTTGAAGACTTCTATGCCAGCCGGCTCGGCGAGACGGCCTGCTACCTATTGTTGAAGCGCGTCAATGATCTCTGGGGCGATTGCGCAGGGCGCACAATTCTCGGCATGGGATATGCCCATCCGCTGCTCGCCGGGCTCTCGGCAAACGCCAAGGCATGCATGGCCGTCACGCCGCATCACGGCAAAGCCTCTTACTGGTCAGCCACCGATCGCGGCGTTTCGACCTGCCTCGCCGAGGAAGACAGGCTGCCCTTCGCCGATAACACTTTCGATCGGGTGATCCTTCTGCATGCCGTGGAAGAGGCCGACAGTCCGCGCCAGGTGTTGCGGGAGGCCTGGCGTGTCCTCGCGCCGGAAGGCCGCGCCCTGATCATGGTCGCAAATCGCAAGGGCCTCTGGTCGCTCGCTGAGAGCAATCCGTTTGGCCATGGCCGTCCGTGGACGCGCCGCCAGCTCATCGCCTGGCTGAACGACCATCTCTTTCAGGTCACCGCCAGCACGACCGCCGTTCATCCGCCGCCGATCAATTTCGGTCCGCTGATGCATATGGCGGATGGCTGGGAGCGGTTCGGCGAGGCGTTAACCCCCGGTCTCGGCGGTGTGGTGCTGGTCGAAGCGGTCAAACGTCTATATGCCCATCCACGGGGCGGCGCCGGTGCGCCGGTGACCGAAAAGGCGCCCGGGCGCAAAGGTGTGGCACAGTTGCCTAGAAATGAGGCAGACCCGGGATGTGCCGAAAATCTGTAA